One Streptosporangium sp. NBC_01495 DNA window includes the following coding sequences:
- a CDS encoding pentapeptide repeat-containing protein, with the protein MTANPGRAEIANAYIHQFFTAISFDRQDLVSVSGNRLFFRKCSFVESDLRLATLEGCSFIRCDFQGANLRGASLRYASFAGCSFQNADLRDADMTGVQMTFSGSPNDPNRQASSLLGAKLQGANLADAGIEAEK; encoded by the coding sequence ATGACAGCAAACCCCGGTCGAGCAGAGATCGCGAATGCCTACATACACCAGTTCTTTACCGCCATCTCGTTTGATCGACAAGATCTGGTCTCGGTTAGCGGAAATCGACTGTTCTTTCGGAAATGCTCATTCGTTGAAAGTGATCTGCGGCTGGCCACCCTTGAGGGCTGCTCGTTCATTCGCTGCGACTTCCAGGGAGCCAACCTGCGAGGCGCCTCCCTGCGGTACGCCAGCTTTGCCGGCTGCTCCTTCCAAAACGCCGATCTACGGGACGCAGACATGACAGGCGTTCAGATGACCTTCTCGGGCAGTCCCAATGATCCAAACCGTCAGGCCAGCAGTCTGCTCGGAGCGAAGCTCCAGGGGGCCAACCTGGCCGACGCCGGGATAGAGGCAGAGAAGTAG
- a CDS encoding winged helix-turn-helix transcriptional regulator, which translates to MVRRTRFNDSDCPVARSVDAIGDWWSLMIVRDAFDGSRRFGEFQRNLGVAKNILTTRLRGLVAGGILDVVPASDGSSYHEYVLTPKGKDLFPVIVALRQWGEGHFFEPDEPHSEMIDRQRGRPLRVLEVRSADGRRLDPDDTTVNKVNQP; encoded by the coding sequence ATGGTGAGGCGGACGCGTTTCAATGACAGTGACTGTCCCGTCGCGCGATCAGTCGACGCGATCGGCGACTGGTGGTCCTTGATGATCGTGCGGGACGCGTTTGACGGCAGCCGCCGCTTCGGAGAGTTCCAGCGCAACCTCGGCGTCGCCAAGAACATCCTCACCACGCGTCTGCGTGGCTTGGTCGCCGGCGGCATCCTCGACGTCGTCCCGGCCTCCGACGGCAGCTCCTACCACGAGTACGTTCTGACGCCGAAGGGCAAAGACCTCTTCCCCGTCATCGTGGCGCTGCGGCAGTGGGGCGAGGGACACTTCTTCGAGCCCGATGAGCCGCATTCGGAGATGATCGACCGACAGCGCGGGCGGCCCCTGCGCGTGCTAGAGGTCCGCTCCGCAGATGGGCGACGGCTCGACCCCGATGACACCACCGTCAACAAGGTCAATCAGCCCTGA
- a CDS encoding MFS transporter, which produces MASNDETTTPLIAGANEGTPSLALPRGITLLFAVACGTAVANVYFAQPLLVTLGRDFAISPATLGAVVTLTQLGYGLGLFFIVPLGDLVNRRRLIMMQLLLLAAALTVVGTATVTALLLAGMAAVGLLAVVTQTLVAFAASLAPPAQRGRVVGLVTSGVVTGILLARTVSGLLADLAGWRSVYLASAALTCALALALHHALPPRHTAAPSMRYGQLLRSTITLFAQERLLRLRALLALLIFAAFSTLWSCVALPLSAPPLSLSHTAIGAFGLAGAAGALAATAAGRLNDRGLSQRTTGIGLALLVASWLPLTFARQSLWALVVGVIVLDLAVQAVHVTNQSLIYTLRPDAGSRLIGGYMVFYSLGSAFGAIASTALYAVAGWGAVCALGAAISCLALLLWAGTRPCTPAAAD; this is translated from the coding sequence GTGGCCAGTAACGACGAGACCACGACACCGCTGATCGCGGGCGCGAACGAGGGGACTCCCAGCCTCGCGCTACCCCGAGGCATCACCCTGCTCTTCGCCGTCGCCTGTGGAACCGCGGTGGCCAACGTCTACTTCGCGCAGCCCCTCCTGGTGACACTGGGCCGTGACTTCGCGATCAGCCCGGCGACACTCGGTGCCGTCGTCACCCTCACACAACTTGGTTACGGGCTGGGACTCTTCTTCATCGTGCCGCTGGGCGACCTGGTCAACCGCAGGCGCCTGATCATGATGCAACTGCTTCTGCTCGCGGCGGCGCTGACGGTGGTTGGCACCGCCACCGTCACGGCGCTCCTGCTTGCGGGTATGGCCGCCGTGGGACTCCTCGCGGTGGTGACCCAGACGTTGGTGGCCTTCGCCGCTTCGCTCGCCCCACCGGCGCAACGCGGACGCGTCGTCGGCCTCGTGACCAGCGGTGTGGTCACCGGCATCCTGCTTGCCCGTACGGTATCCGGTCTCCTGGCCGACCTCGCCGGCTGGCGCTCCGTCTACCTCGCCTCGGCGGCCCTCACCTGCGCGCTCGCTCTGGCACTGCACCATGCCCTGCCGCCCCGCCACACCGCCGCACCGTCCATGCGCTACGGGCAGCTCTTGCGCTCCACGATCACCCTGTTCGCACAGGAGCGCCTCCTTCGGCTCCGTGCCCTGCTCGCGCTGCTCATCTTCGCCGCCTTCAGCACTCTGTGGAGCTGTGTCGCGCTGCCGTTGAGCGCGCCTCCGCTGTCTCTGTCCCACACGGCAATCGGCGCGTTCGGACTGGCGGGAGCCGCGGGCGCCCTGGCTGCGACCGCGGCCGGCCGCCTCAACGATCGCGGGCTCTCCCAGCGGACCACCGGCATCGGCCTGGCCCTGCTCGTCGCCTCGTGGCTGCCACTGACCTTCGCCCGACAGTCACTATGGGCACTGGTGGTCGGCGTGATCGTCCTCGACCTCGCCGTGCAGGCGGTCCACGTCACCAACCAGAGTCTGATTTACACACTTCGCCCGGACGCGGGCAGCCGACTGATCGGCGGTTACATGGTCTTCTACTCGCTCGGCAGTGCCTTCGGAGCCATCGCCTCGACCGCTCTCTATGCGGTGGCCGGCTGGGGTGCCGTGTGCGCGCTGGGGGCCGCGATCAGCTGTCTCGCGCTTCTGTTGTGGGCGGGCACCCGGCCCTGTACCCCGGCCGCTGCCGACTGA
- a CDS encoding transposase family protein, whose protein sequence is MITYAAALDVPRHVVTYLARLLAAHRRRLGTPRGSRALGPFRQAVLVLRWFRERGCVHCLARDAGISQATGYRYLHEGIDVLADQALDLYEVLDRCRREGMTHVVLDGTLITSDRLAGTRENGNDLWFSQKHKAFGGNVQFLSAPDGTPLWVSDVEPGSTPDITAARIHALPALYKAAADGMPTLADKGYIGAGIGIHIPVRRPKGQSERALHVDTRTFNSLLRRMRALGERAAAELKQRWRTLQHVTLSPSRIGDIARAALVLNRIWK, encoded by the coding sequence TTGATCACCTACGCTGCTGCGCTCGACGTGCCACGCCACGTGGTGACGTACCTCGCCCGTCTGCTCGCGGCCCACCGCCGGCGGCTCGGAACGCCCAGGGGTTCCCGGGCCCTGGGGCCGTTCCGGCAGGCAGTACTGGTGCTGCGCTGGTTTCGCGAACGTGGCTGCGTCCACTGCCTTGCCCGCGACGCGGGCATCTCCCAGGCCACCGGCTACCGCTATCTCCACGAAGGCATCGATGTGCTCGCCGACCAGGCCCTGGACCTGTACGAAGTCCTGGACCGCTGTCGGCGTGAGGGGATGACACACGTCGTGCTGGATGGCACGCTGATCACCTCGGATCGCCTCGCCGGCACGCGGGAAAATGGCAACGACTTGTGGTTCAGCCAGAAGCACAAGGCATTCGGCGGCAACGTGCAGTTCCTCTCCGCCCCAGACGGCACCCCGCTGTGGGTCTCCGACGTCGAGCCCGGCTCCACCCCTGACATCACCGCCGCGCGCATCCACGCGCTGCCCGCCCTGTACAAGGCAGCGGCAGACGGCATGCCAACCCTGGCCGACAAGGGATACATCGGCGCGGGCATCGGCATCCATATCCCCGTCCGTCGCCCGAAGGGCCAGTCCGAGAGAGCACTCCACGTCGATACCCGTACGTTCAACTCTCTGCTGAGGCGCATGCGCGCACTAGGTGAGCGCGCCGCCGCCGAGCTCAAGCAACGGTGGCGCACCCTGCAGCACGTCACCCTCAGCCCCAGCCGGATCGGAGACATTGCCCGCGCGGCCCTGGTTCTCAACCGGATCTGGAAGTAG
- a CDS encoding DUF6461 domain-containing protein, translating to MRKPQWCLAFARGLDEAEALRRIGAGKRSIRLLTCRELIDEGVFPGTVLAERLKDWTVLIEPHGWQASEPGVLRALSAGTKAVTVMRQDHSAHLFEYAVDGEMVTSFDPMIPAWRYGSDPDRLVDAMRAVGFDPGYAPGDGDENEEEIFDHPTVDGALLLAFRLTGVILTQDVLNRSLLGGVVDSRA from the coding sequence TTGAGAAAACCTCAGTGGTGTCTGGCTTTCGCGCGAGGGCTCGACGAGGCCGAAGCGCTTCGGCGCATAGGTGCCGGCAAAAGGAGTATCCGGCTGCTCACCTGTAGGGAGCTGATAGATGAGGGGGTGTTCCCCGGCACGGTCCTGGCCGAGCGTCTAAAGGATTGGACGGTACTCATCGAGCCGCATGGCTGGCAGGCATCGGAGCCTGGTGTTCTACGAGCCCTGTCGGCTGGAACGAAGGCTGTGACGGTCATGCGGCAGGACCACTCTGCCCATCTTTTTGAGTACGCCGTTGATGGGGAGATGGTGACTTCCTTCGACCCGATGATTCCCGCATGGCGGTATGGGAGTGACCCGGACCGTCTTGTGGACGCTATGCGGGCCGTGGGCTTCGATCCCGGATATGCGCCGGGAGACGGGGACGAGAACGAAGAGGAAATCTTCGATCATCCGACGGTGGACGGTGCTCTGTTGCTCGCGTTTCGTCTGACCGGCGTCATCCTGACTCAGGATGTCTTGAACAGGTCGCTGCTGGGCGGTGTTGTCGACTCGCGTGCCTGA
- a CDS encoding STAS domain-containing protein, with amino-acid sequence MPSKKPGTTLELGHHGECTVLHVKGGLTRDAAPAMLLQGEIVSLKVDGPPRLVLDLGGVTAWDDDGVGAVIGAAKRVMTASGRLLIAATPVDLRERFRRGRLDQRLEFRETVEQAVNEFGGFK; translated from the coding sequence ATGCCGAGTAAGAAACCTGGAACCACGCTGGAGTTGGGGCACCACGGTGAGTGCACCGTTCTGCATGTGAAGGGTGGGCTCACTCGGGACGCTGCTCCAGCAATGCTCCTCCAAGGCGAGATAGTGAGTCTGAAAGTGGATGGTCCTCCGCGCTTGGTTTTGGACCTGGGGGGAGTTACTGCCTGGGATGACGATGGGGTCGGGGCCGTCATCGGTGCGGCGAAGCGGGTCATGACGGCTAGCGGGAGGCTGCTTATTGCGGCGACTCCGGTTGATCTCAGGGAGCGTTTTCGGCGGGGGAGATTGGACCAGCGGTTGGAGTTTCGCGAGACCGTTGAGCAGGCCGTGAACGAGTTCGGCGGTTTTAAGTAG
- a CDS encoding SigE family RNA polymerase sigma factor — protein sequence MADRSEYDAFVAAVWHRLLRTAYLLTRDWAVAEDLVQTALMKAWLAWPRLGNEREAYVRKIIVNVHVSWWRRRWRQVEVTTGSPPDRTQAADDMGQADERELVWQVLGRLPARQRAVVVLRFFEDMTEAQAAETLGCSVGTVKSQTSKALAKLRVDDSFASTFVRRG from the coding sequence ATGGCGGATCGGTCGGAGTACGACGCGTTCGTTGCGGCGGTGTGGCATCGGTTGCTCCGCACCGCCTACCTGCTGACCAGGGACTGGGCGGTGGCCGAGGACTTGGTGCAGACGGCGCTGATGAAGGCGTGGCTGGCCTGGCCGCGTTTGGGGAACGAACGCGAGGCGTACGTCCGCAAAATCATCGTCAATGTGCACGTGTCGTGGTGGCGGCGGCGCTGGAGACAGGTGGAGGTCACGACCGGATCGCCGCCTGACCGGACACAGGCGGCCGACGACATGGGACAGGCCGATGAGCGCGAACTCGTCTGGCAGGTGCTCGGACGGCTGCCCGCCCGGCAGCGAGCCGTGGTGGTGCTGCGGTTCTTCGAGGACATGACCGAGGCCCAGGCCGCCGAGACGCTGGGGTGCAGCGTAGGGACGGTCAAAAGCCAGACCAGTAAGGCGCTGGCCAAGCTGCGGGTCGACGACTCGTTCGCGTCCACGTTCGTGAGAAGGGGGTAA
- a CDS encoding tyrosine-type recombinase/integrase has product MASTTELKDGSVTVGLPKSVAGTRTIALPEVVVSELRAHLDKYTEEHDEAFVFLGAKGAMLRRPAFSRIWARALKEANLSGVHFHDLRHTGNTFASQSGATLRELINRMGTRPRGPR; this is encoded by the coding sequence GTGGCCTCCACCACCGAACTCAAGGACGGATCGGTAACTGTCGGCCTGCCCAAGTCCGTGGCCGGTACGCGCACGATCGCTCTTCCCGAGGTGGTGGTCTCGGAGCTTCGCGCGCACCTCGACAAGTACACCGAAGAGCATGACGAGGCGTTCGTCTTTCTCGGCGCGAAGGGCGCGATGCTGCGGCGGCCGGCCTTCAGCCGGATCTGGGCCAGGGCTCTGAAGGAGGCGAACCTCTCGGGCGTCCACTTCCACGATCTTCGCCATACGGGCAACACGTTCGCCTCGCAGTCGGGTGCGACGCTGCGGGAGTTGATAAACCGGATGGGCACTCGACCACGCGGGCCGCGCTGA
- a CDS encoding helix-turn-helix domain-containing protein, protein MMGHSRWETYKAKRLREMEADAQPHSEYEQAGRDLELGDQLREIRKRRGLSQKVVAERSGMSQPALSRIEGGGGIPDIATLLRLGAAMGVRFRVELVVDDDTTEIEPLTVHHRQLTNV, encoded by the coding sequence ATGATGGGGCACAGCCGTTGGGAGACCTACAAGGCGAAGCGCCTGCGCGAGATGGAGGCGGATGCGCAGCCCCACTCCGAGTACGAGCAGGCGGGCCGTGACCTGGAGCTTGGAGACCAGTTGCGTGAGATCCGTAAGCGCCGAGGCTTGTCTCAGAAGGTCGTAGCGGAGCGCTCCGGGATGTCCCAGCCCGCCCTGTCCCGCATCGAGGGCGGTGGTGGCATTCCGGATATAGCGACACTGCTGCGCCTCGGTGCGGCAATGGGGGTTCGGTTCCGCGTCGAGCTCGTCGTCGACGACGACACCACTGAAATCGAGCCTCTAACGGTGCATCACCGACAGCTCACGAACGTATAA
- a CDS encoding HNH endonuclease, giving the protein MCKVELDEEVVLYWDHYKPISKGGHHVVDNLRPACAACNLRKSATWPISESRIKEISEEVIMVRNMMDLG; this is encoded by the coding sequence ATATGCAAAGTTGAACTAGATGAGGAAGTTGTCCTGTATTGGGATCATTACAAGCCAATTTCCAAAGGCGGTCATCATGTTGTGGATAATTTGCGTCCCGCTTGCGCTGCGTGTAATTTAAGAAAGAGTGCTACATGGCCAATTAGCGAGTCGCGGATTAAAGAAATAAGCGAAGAGGTGATTATGGTTCGCAATATGATGGATCTTGGTTAG